The sequence ACTTGTCGAACTCGTGGTTGCCGGTCGAGGCGAAGTCCATGCCCATGGCGTTGAGCGCCTCGATGGTGGGTTCGTCGGCGAAGGAGGAGGCGTCGAACTCCCAGCCGGAGAAGAGGTCGCCGGGGGCGAAGAAGAGCGAGTTGTCGCGGCCGTCTCTCAGCCGCTCCAGGTGGGCGGCCATATAGGCCACGCCGCCCACGGTGTACGTCTTCCCGCCGGCACCGGTGATGAGGGAGTTGGCGCCCGGGGCGCCCTGCAGGTAGCCGTGCAGATCGGTGATGTTGAGGAGCTGGACGTCGACGTATTCGTCGGCGGTGGCCGCGTCGCGGGCGTGGCCGGTGGCGTAGGCGTTGCTTCCGATGGCGCTCGCGGTGGCCAGGGCCCCCGCGGCGGTGAGGAAGGAGCGTCGTCCGATGTCGCGCACTGCGTCACTCTCCTGAACGAGCCGTCCGTAGGGGGACGACGGGAGAGTCAAGCGAGCCGCGCCGGACGGCCGGTCACCAGCACACGTACCGGGCGTGAACAGGCGAGGGACAGTCGCCCCCAGGGCGTGTCCCGTGGATCATGGCCGGTGCACGGCACCGTGATCCACAGGACACGCCCTGAGGCGCGGTGGGTGCCCGCCGTCCGGCGGATCGGCCCGGGAGTGTGCCCCGGTCTCGCGGGCCCGCGGGCCCGCGGAGTGCGGCGAAACACCCGCTAGCTGTTCGCCAGCTCCTGGCCGCGGAGCAGGAACCAGGCGGCCACCGCGGCGGACAGCAGGACCGCCGCACCCACCGCGGCCGCGGCGTCCACCCCGGCGACGAAGGAGTGCTGTGCGGCCTTGACCAGCGCCGCGGCCTGTTCGGCGGGGAGGTGGCGGGCCGCCTCGAAGGCGCCGCCGAGCGATTCGCGGGCGGCGTCCGTGGCCGGCGCCGGGACGCCGGGCGGGGCGGCGAAGCCCCGGTAGTTGGCGGTCACGATGGACCCCAGCAGCGCGATCCCGAGCGCGGCGCCCAGCTCGTACGCCGTCTCGGAGACCGCGGAGGCCGCTCCTGCCTCCTCCTTGGGGACGCTGGAGAGGATCACATCGGCGGTGACGGTGAACGAGAAACCGGCGCCGATGCCGACGACGAAGAGGATCAGGCACAGGGCGGCGGTGCCGGTGTCGCCGTGCAGGGTGGTGCAGCCGACGAGCGAGAGCCCGACCACGGCGAGGCCGCCGGCCACCACGATCCGTACGGACAGCCGGCGGGCGACCCAGCCGGCCGCAAGACCGGCGCCCACCGCACCGATCGCGGCCGGGAGTTCGGTGAGCCCGGCGTTGAGCGGCGAGCGCAGCTGCACCATCTGGAGGAACTGGGAGAGGAAGAAGACCAGGCCGGAGAGTCCGAGGATGGTCAGCAGGTCGGCCAGCACCGCCCCGGAGAAGCCGCGGTGGTGAAAGAGCTTCATGTTCAGCAGCGGCGAGGCGAGGGTGAGCTGCCGCCGGACGAACACCACCAGGGCGAGCACCCCGATGACGGCGGCCAGCGCGATGTCCCAGCGGTAGCCCTCCACCGCCGCTTCCTTGATGGCGTAGACGACGGCGACGATGCCC is a genomic window of Streptomyces sp. Edi2 containing:
- a CDS encoding MFS transporter; protein product: MTETIASEPAGSAHVDDQPRPGRWLALAVLVLAVLLVGVDATVLGLATPFLSEDLRPSGTQLLWIGDIYSFVIAGLLVSMGSLGDRIGRKKLLLIGSVGFGAMSVLAAYATTPEMMIAARALQGVAGATLMPATLALIRNLFHDPRERSLAIGIWGAMASAGMAVGPVLGGFLLGHFWWGSVFLINLPVMALLVAVGARVIPESRNPDPGPWDIPSVLLALVGIVAVVYAIKEAAVEGYRWDIALAAVIGVLALVVFVRRQLTLASPLLNMKLFHHRGFSGAVLADLLTILGLSGLVFFLSQFLQMVQLRSPLNAGLTELPAAIGAVGAGLAAGWVARRLSVRIVVAGGLAVVGLSLVGCTTLHGDTGTAALCLILFVVGIGAGFSFTVTADVILSSVPKEEAGAASAVSETAYELGAALGIALLGSIVTANYRGFAAPPGVPAPATDAARESLGGAFEAARHLPAEQAAALVKAAQHSFVAGVDAAAAVGAAVLLSAAVAAWFLLRGQELANS